One part of the [Synechococcus] sp. NIES-970 genome encodes these proteins:
- a CDS encoding hypothetical protein (conserved hypothetical protein), protein MERIFIPRLLKVPQQQERFVFEESLAELATLTPVRGEMAITHRQTYLEVTARAETIVTLSCDRCLQHYNMRLNVDRTELIWLQTHNPEDLPAEREVSLEDLDESLDPHGYFDPETWLYEQFCLEMPLRKVCDPERCPGADPTGAEVMPQIDARWAKLADLKEQLSS, encoded by the coding sequence ATGGAGCGTATTTTTATTCCCCGGCTATTGAAAGTGCCTCAACAGCAGGAACGGTTTGTTTTTGAGGAATCTCTGGCCGAATTAGCCACCCTGACCCCCGTGCGGGGGGAAATGGCGATCACCCATCGCCAAACCTATCTAGAGGTGACCGCCCGGGCCGAAACCATCGTTACCCTCAGCTGCGATCGCTGCCTCCAGCATTACAACATGCGTCTCAATGTAGACCGCACGGAGTTGATCTGGCTCCAAACACACAATCCCGAAGACTTACCAGCAGAACGGGAAGTAAGCCTTGAAGACTTGGACGAATCCCTTGATCCCCACGGCTATTTTGACCCCGAAACCTGGCTTTATGAGCAATTTTGTTTAGAGATGCCCCTCCGCAAAGTCTGTGATCCCGAACGCTGTCCGGGGGCAGACCCCACTGGAGCTGAGGTGATGCCTCAAATAGACGCTCGTTGGGCCAAGCTCGCTGACCTCAAAGAACAATTATCTTCGTGA
- a CDS encoding putative RNA-binding protein, translated as MNETKIQQGQTWLETLLGLMALPATVTAEIKQDLGGEASLWLTVDPHSLSEIQRQKLIGDRGQMLDAVQYLANITFNHHLPKEEQYPLTVDIDGYRAARRGELEAIATAVAQRVEATGEPEAIENLSSAERRQMHSFFKDFPLLKTESQGQEPHRHLIVQLA; from the coding sequence ATGAACGAGACCAAAATCCAACAGGGTCAAACCTGGCTTGAGACGCTTCTGGGGCTGATGGCCCTGCCAGCAACGGTAACGGCCGAAATAAAGCAGGACCTAGGGGGGGAAGCTTCCCTTTGGCTGACGGTGGATCCCCATTCCCTCTCGGAAATTCAACGCCAAAAGTTGATTGGTGATCGTGGCCAAATGCTTGATGCAGTGCAATATTTAGCCAATATCACCTTTAACCATCATCTCCCTAAGGAAGAACAGTATCCTCTTACGGTGGATATTGATGGTTATCGAGCAGCTCGTCGCGGTGAACTGGAGGCGATCGCCACAGCAGTTGCCCAGCGGGTGGAGGCCACTGGAGAGCCAGAAGCCATTGAAAATTTGTCCTCGGCGGAGCGGCGACAGATGCATAGCTTTTTTAAAGACTTTCCGCTGCTCAAGACAGAGAGCCAAGGCCAAGAACCCCACCGACATCTCATTGTGCAATTGGCCTAG
- the yidC gene encoding inner membrane protein YidC/OxaA — MDFGIGFLSNNVMLPILDFFYGIVPSYGFAIIALTLVIRFAVYPLSAKSIRSMRRTKITQPLMQKRVKEIQERYKNDPAQQQAAMAEVYKEFGNPLAGCLPILLQMPILFALFATLRGSPFSNINYTANLQILPSEKIEQIQPQAVNVKTQNVYFDSGVHYPVTLSLPAGNKIGVGESTQFVLQSESGKDFATLAAEYPDNNLMPIFEVTKGQERVELQPDGTLVALAPGDVTVQVSVPGIAADKGFLFIEALGRIGVNGDDGIHWDILGMVLFFGVSLYINQTISGGAPTNNSGGSDQQQQAQQTVNKITPLIFSGMFLFFPLPAGVLMYMTVANAFQTAQTFILTKEPLPENLQKLVDEQEKAEKGRDNLPFERKGGKKKEKTSG, encoded by the coding sequence ATGGATTTTGGGATCGGATTTTTATCAAACAATGTGATGTTGCCAATCCTAGATTTTTTCTATGGCATTGTGCCCAGCTATGGCTTTGCAATCATCGCCTTGACCCTTGTGATTCGATTTGCCGTTTACCCCTTAAGCGCCAAATCGATCCGTAGTATGAGACGCACCAAGATTACCCAACCGCTGATGCAAAAGCGGGTCAAGGAAATCCAAGAGCGCTATAAAAATGACCCAGCACAGCAACAGGCCGCAATGGCGGAGGTCTATAAAGAGTTTGGTAACCCCCTCGCCGGCTGTTTGCCAATCTTGTTACAGATGCCGATTCTCTTCGCCCTGTTTGCCACCTTGCGGGGGTCGCCTTTTTCCAACATTAACTACACCGCTAACCTGCAGATTCTTCCCAGCGAAAAAATAGAGCAGATTCAGCCCCAGGCGGTAAACGTTAAGACCCAAAATGTTTATTTCGATAGTGGTGTCCACTATCCAGTGACCCTATCACTACCGGCAGGAAACAAAATTGGTGTCGGGGAAAGTACCCAATTTGTACTCCAGAGTGAATCAGGCAAGGATTTTGCGACCTTAGCCGCAGAATATCCAGACAATAACCTCATGCCTATTTTTGAGGTAACGAAAGGCCAAGAGCGGGTTGAACTCCAACCAGATGGAACCCTTGTGGCCCTCGCACCTGGCGATGTAACTGTACAGGTGAGTGTCCCTGGAATTGCTGCAGATAAAGGTTTTTTGTTCATTGAAGCCCTCGGTCGCATTGGGGTCAATGGCGATGATGGCATCCACTGGGACATCCTCGGGATGGTGCTGTTCTTTGGGGTGAGTTTATATATCAACCAAACCATTTCTGGTGGTGCTCCTACCAATAACAGTGGTGGGAGTGATCAGCAGCAGCAGGCCCAACAAACGGTCAACAAAATTACGCCGTTAATTTTTTCGGGCATGTTCCTCTTTTTTCCGCTGCCAGCCGGGGTCTTGATGTATATGACAGTAGCCAACGCCTTCCAGACGGCTCAAACGTTTATTTTGACCAAAGAACCTCTACCGGAAAACTTACAAAAGTTGGTGGATGAACAGGAAAAGGCGGAAAAAGGGCGTGATAATCTACCCTTTGAACGTAAGGGCGGCAAGAAAAAAGAAAAAACCTCAGGTTAA
- a CDS encoding hypothetical protein (conserved hypothetical protein): MGIKEDVVYEGGPHIGDLIFNILLGFTVICLPLTVGAIVRALWLRYRITSRRISITGGWQGRDRTDIIYSEVKKITKIPRGFGLWGDLIVTLQDGSRLELRSMPNFREIYTHIAEKAADRTGIPIEAIAA, encoded by the coding sequence ATGGGCATTAAAGAAGATGTGGTTTATGAGGGAGGCCCCCATATTGGTGATCTCATTTTTAATATTTTGTTGGGGTTCACCGTCATTTGTTTACCTTTGACGGTAGGGGCAATTGTGCGGGCTCTGTGGCTACGCTACCGGATCACCAGTCGGCGGATCTCGATCACTGGCGGCTGGCAGGGGCGCGATCGCACGGATATTATTTACAGCGAAGTGAAAAAAATCACCAAAATTCCCCGGGGTTTTGGTCTTTGGGGCGATTTAATTGTCACCCTCCAGGATGGCAGCCGTTTGGAGCTGCGTTCTATGCCTAACTTCCGTGAGATTTACACTCACATTGCCGAAAAAGCAGCAGACCGCACCGGCATTCCTATTGAGGCGATCGCCGCTTAG
- the rnpA gene encoding ribonuclease P protein component translates to MGLPKVHRLKHWRDFKTIYSQGKRFRGNTLAIILLPQATAPTQVGISISRKVSKKAVVRNLIKRRIRHACRTLLPSLEPGWQIIIAVRYGATECEYEHFLQELKRLLIQAEVFHGH, encoded by the coding sequence GTGGGACTGCCAAAAGTACATCGTCTAAAACACTGGCGCGATTTTAAAACAATCTACAGCCAAGGTAAACGCTTTCGGGGTAACACCCTGGCGATTATTCTTTTGCCCCAAGCCACTGCCCCGACCCAAGTCGGCATCAGCATCAGCCGTAAAGTCAGTAAAAAAGCAGTGGTCCGGAACTTGATTAAACGTCGCATTCGCCATGCCTGTCGCACCCTACTGCCCAGTCTGGAACCCGGTTGGCAAATTATCATTGCTGTACGCTATGGGGCCACGGAATGCGAATATGAACATTTTTTGCAAGAATTAAAAAGGTTACTCATACAAGCCGAGGTATTCCATGGGCATTAA
- the rmpH gene encoding 50S ribosomal protein L34, whose translation MTKRTLGGTVRKQKRTSGFRARMRSHTGQNVIRARRKKGRHRLTV comes from the coding sequence ATGACCAAACGCACCCTAGGCGGCACCGTCCGCAAGCAAAAGCGCACTTCTGGTTTTCGGGCACGCATGCGCAGCCACACCGGCCAAAACGTTATCCGTGCTCGCAGAAAAAAAGGCCGTCATCGCCTTACTGTCTAG
- a CDS encoding hypothetical protein (conserved hypothetical protein) has protein sequence MQFLRSPLSRLAIATLLFGSGLTLMPQAADARKTCGSFTFNWGGTIPQGDILKCAVEYDSGARRRDRYYLEIRKSKVTDRFQTFELSFPDDFDGQINDTQVRVRINGREVALNQDATAWDPQSLPGENASAQGQALLESFATSTSQTSARDGELTFVDGQLVFVDAATLAEQQATQTNPNATSMAENNPPAADESEERDSGPRSRSLVVTLAEPVNLESEIEIILDDVRNPSRGGMYVVTAFARSQGAPLPSRLGSWIIDVGF, from the coding sequence ATGCAATTCCTCCGTTCTCCTCTCTCTCGCTTGGCGATCGCCACTCTATTGTTCGGCAGTGGTCTAACCCTGATGCCCCAAGCCGCCGATGCCCGTAAGACCTGTGGCTCTTTTACCTTTAACTGGGGTGGTACTATTCCCCAAGGGGATATCCTCAAATGCGCCGTGGAATATGATTCTGGGGCCCGTCGCCGCGATCGCTATTACCTCGAAATCCGCAAAAGCAAAGTCACAGACCGTTTCCAAACCTTTGAATTAAGCTTTCCCGACGACTTCGATGGCCAGATCAACGATACCCAGGTACGGGTACGAATCAATGGCCGTGAGGTCGCCCTAAACCAGGACGCAACCGCTTGGGATCCCCAAAGTCTACCGGGAGAAAATGCCTCTGCTCAGGGTCAGGCCCTCCTAGAAAGCTTTGCAACCAGTACCTCCCAGACCTCAGCGCGGGATGGTGAACTTACCTTCGTCGATGGCCAATTGGTTTTCGTTGACGCGGCAACCCTCGCCGAACAGCAGGCTACTCAAACGAACCCCAACGCCACCTCAATGGCGGAAAATAATCCTCCTGCCGCAGACGAAAGCGAGGAGAGAGACTCCGGCCCCCGGAGCCGTTCTCTGGTGGTGACCCTCGCAGAACCAGTCAATCTCGAAAGTGAAATCGAAATTATCCTCGATGATGTCAGAAACCCTTCCCGGGGTGGGATGTATGTCGTAACCGCCTTTGCCCGTAGCCAAGGCGCCCCTCTCCCCAGTCGCTTGGGGTCATGGATTATTGATGTTGGTTTCTAA
- the pntA gene encoding nicotinamide nucleotide transhydrogenase, chain alpha, part 1 produces the protein MKIAVARETAAGERRVALTPDQVARLVKKGWEIYIEAGAGEASLISDQAYEEVGGTIAGDRPALWQNADIVVKVAVPTPEEIETLPEGAMVASLLNPLGQPEVIQQLTAKKITALGMELIPRTSRAQSMDVLSSQAGVAGYKAVLLAAATLPKFFPMLTTAAGTIRPAKVFVIGAGVAGLQAIATARRLGAVVEAFDIRPAVKEEVQSLGAKFVEVQLEEETATAGGYAKEVSEDSKKKSQALISDHVATADVVITTAQVPGRKAPILVTDDMIARMQPGSVIVDLAGEQGGNCEGCEAGRDVLVHGVTIIAPINLPSTVAIHASQMFAKNMATLLQLLIPESEINLDFEDDILDSVCVTHQGTIRNQRVKDALQQMTVTV, from the coding sequence ATGAAAATTGCTGTTGCTCGGGAAACCGCTGCCGGAGAACGCCGGGTCGCGCTCACGCCGGATCAGGTGGCCCGTCTCGTAAAGAAAGGTTGGGAAATTTACATAGAAGCTGGTGCTGGGGAAGCGTCATTAATTTCGGATCAAGCCTATGAAGAAGTCGGGGGGACAATTGCCGGCGATCGCCCAGCCCTCTGGCAAAATGCAGATATCGTGGTGAAAGTGGCTGTGCCGACCCCTGAGGAAATTGAAACCCTACCAGAAGGGGCGATGGTCGCCAGTCTATTAAATCCCCTGGGACAGCCGGAAGTGATTCAGCAACTGACGGCGAAAAAAATCACCGCCCTGGGCATGGAGTTGATCCCCCGCACCAGTCGTGCCCAGAGTATGGATGTTTTGTCCTCCCAGGCCGGGGTCGCTGGTTACAAAGCTGTATTACTGGCTGCGGCAACCCTGCCCAAATTTTTCCCGATGTTGACCACTGCGGCAGGCACCATCCGCCCCGCAAAGGTGTTTGTCATCGGTGCTGGGGTAGCGGGTCTCCAGGCGATCGCCACCGCTAGAAGACTGGGAGCTGTCGTCGAAGCCTTTGATATCCGACCCGCCGTGAAAGAAGAAGTGCAGAGCTTGGGGGCAAAATTTGTCGAAGTCCAACTCGAAGAAGAAACCGCCACCGCCGGAGGCTATGCCAAGGAAGTTTCCGAAGATTCTAAAAAGAAAAGCCAGGCTCTGATTTCTGACCATGTGGCCACCGCCGATGTGGTGATTACCACCGCCCAAGTGCCCGGCCGGAAAGCGCCCATCCTGGTGACCGATGACATGATCGCCCGGATGCAACCAGGTTCTGTGATTGTTGATCTGGCCGGAGAACAGGGGGGGAACTGTGAAGGCTGTGAAGCTGGGCGGGATGTACTGGTCCACGGGGTGACGATCATCGCACCGATTAACCTCCCTTCTACGGTGGCCATCCATGCCAGTCAAATGTTTGCCAAAAATATGGCCACCCTACTGCAACTGCTAATTCCCGAAAGTGAAATCAACCTCGATTTTGAGGATGACATTCTCGATTCGGTCTGTGTCACTCACCAAGGGACCATTCGAAATCAACGGGTGAAGGATGCTCTCCAGCAAATGACCGTCACTGTCTAG
- the pntC gene encoding nicotinamide nucleotide transhydrogenase, chain alpha, part 2, which produces MTTATLLSSLFVFVLASFVGFEVINKVPPTLHTPLMSGANAISGIAVIGALLVSGEDQLNLTVILGLIAVVCATINVVGGFLVTDRMLQMFKKKEA; this is translated from the coding sequence ATGACCACAGCAACACTACTCAGTAGCCTCTTCGTTTTCGTTTTGGCTTCCTTTGTGGGTTTTGAAGTAATCAATAAGGTTCCACCCACCCTCCACACACCTCTTATGTCCGGGGCCAACGCGATTTCGGGGATCGCCGTCATTGGTGCTCTCTTGGTTTCTGGAGAAGATCAGCTCAATTTAACGGTCATCCTCGGTTTAATCGCCGTGGTCTGCGCCACGATTAATGTTGTCGGTGGCTTCCTGGTCACTGACCGGATGCTGCAAATGTTTAAGAAAAAGGAGGCCTAG
- the pntB gene encoding nicotinamide nucleotide transhydrogenase, subunit beta, giving the protein MDSLLTNGIELSYLVAACLFIIGLKKLGSPATARQGNTIAAVGMLLAVVATLLDKQVLNYGLIAAGIAVGTIIGIITAKKVEMTDMPQLVGLFNGLGGAASALVAIAEFWRLLSLGETLAVTTNLTIILGVLIGGVTLTGSLIAFGKLQGILPGRPVIFPAQQVVNFGILAGFLGGSVYLFIHPDPNIFLGLVGISLGLGVLFVIPIGGGDMPVVISLLNSYSGLAASAAGFVVGNNMLIIAGALVGASGIILTQIMCKAMNRSITNVLFAGFGSDSGAVVSSDDGEIEGSIKSVDAEESAMMLGYARSVVIIPGYGMAVAQAQHSVKELADMLEKKGVEVKYAIHPVAGRMPGHMNVLLAEANVPYNQLYDMDDINPQFDNTDVALVIGANDVVNPAARHDKGSPIYGMPILEVDKAKTTIVIKRGMSAGFSGVQNELFFKDKTMMLFGSAKDMVEKITSEVKEL; this is encoded by the coding sequence ATGGATAGTTTATTAACCAATGGCATTGAACTGAGTTATCTCGTCGCTGCTTGTCTATTTATTATTGGCTTAAAAAAACTAGGCTCTCCAGCCACTGCCCGTCAAGGGAATACGATCGCCGCTGTGGGGATGTTACTGGCAGTGGTAGCGACCCTGCTCGACAAACAGGTACTCAACTATGGCCTGATTGCTGCTGGGATCGCTGTCGGTACGATTATTGGCATCATCACCGCCAAAAAAGTAGAAATGACCGACATGCCCCAATTAGTAGGGCTGTTCAATGGTCTGGGGGGAGCCGCTTCGGCCTTGGTGGCGATCGCCGAATTTTGGCGCCTGCTTTCCCTTGGTGAAACCCTGGCAGTGACCACCAACCTAACGATTATTTTGGGGGTACTGATCGGGGGGGTCACCCTCACTGGTAGCCTGATTGCCTTTGGCAAATTACAGGGCATTCTGCCTGGCCGCCCGGTGATTTTCCCAGCCCAACAGGTGGTCAATTTTGGCATCCTGGCCGGATTTCTGGGAGGCAGTGTCTACCTCTTTATCCATCCAGACCCAAATATTTTTCTGGGTTTAGTGGGTATTTCCCTAGGGCTTGGGGTACTGTTTGTGATTCCCATCGGCGGTGGTGATATGCCTGTGGTGATTTCCCTCCTAAACTCCTACTCTGGCCTAGCAGCTAGTGCTGCCGGTTTTGTCGTCGGCAACAATATGCTCATCATTGCCGGGGCGCTGGTGGGAGCATCGGGGATTATCCTGACCCAAATCATGTGTAAGGCCATGAATCGCTCGATCACCAATGTGCTCTTCGCTGGCTTCGGTAGTGACAGTGGTGCCGTAGTGAGCAGTGACGATGGTGAAATTGAAGGTTCTATCAAAAGTGTAGATGCTGAAGAAAGTGCAATGATGCTCGGCTATGCCCGTAGTGTCGTGATTATTCCTGGCTATGGCATGGCCGTGGCCCAGGCCCAGCATTCGGTTAAAGAACTGGCCGATATGCTAGAAAAAAAAGGCGTTGAAGTGAAATATGCCATCCACCCGGTGGCGGGTCGGATGCCTGGTCACATGAATGTGCTCCTTGCAGAAGCCAATGTGCCCTACAATCAGCTCTATGACATGGATGATATCAATCCACAGTTTGACAATACCGATGTGGCTTTAGTGATCGGTGCCAATGATGTGGTAAATCCTGCAGCTCGCCATGACAAAGGTAGTCCCATTTACGGGATGCCAATTCTAGAAGTAGATAAAGCGAAAACGACCATCGTCATTAAACGTGGCATGAGCGCAGGTTTTTCTGGAGTTCAGAATGAGTTGTTTTTTAAGGATAAAACCATGATGCTTTTCGGTAGTGCTAAAGACATGGTAGAAAAAATCACCTCAGAAGTTAAAGAGCTATGA
- a CDS encoding hypothetical protein (conserved hypothetical protein), translated as MKTLEQLFQYVLQAINRIFSPNEEPVPEVGVQPFEGDPYSDSSSWD; from the coding sequence ATGAAGACTTTAGAACAGCTTTTCCAGTATGTTTTGCAAGCGATTAATCGCATTTTTTCTCCTAATGAAGAGCCTGTACCAGAAGTAGGTGTACAGCCTTTTGAAGGGGATCCCTACTCTGATTCGTCATCTTGGGATTAG
- a CDS encoding hypothetical protein (conserved hypothetical protein) yields the protein MPTWQCIENCGACCHLEPGDRPDLEDYLTPEQLEQYLAMVGADGWCIHYSKTSRKCTIYADRPRFCRVLPETFTEMFDIAGEELQQFAIDCCLEHIESIYGDESPEMEHYVTKVVNSGL from the coding sequence ATGCCCACTTGGCAATGTATCGAAAATTGTGGTGCTTGCTGCCACCTCGAACCAGGCGATCGCCCGGACCTAGAAGACTACCTCACCCCCGAGCAACTAGAGCAGTATTTGGCAATGGTGGGAGCTGATGGCTGGTGTATCCACTACAGCAAAACTAGCCGCAAATGCACAATCTATGCGGACCGACCCCGTTTCTGCCGCGTCCTCCCCGAGACCTTTACCGAAATGTTTGATATCGCCGGCGAAGAGCTCCAACAGTTTGCGATCGACTGCTGCCTCGAACATATCGAAAGCATCTATGGAGACGAAAGCCCAGAAATGGAGCACTATGTCACTAAAGTCGTCAATAGTGGGCTTTGA
- a CDS encoding hypothetical protein (conserved hypothetical protein Ycf12) — protein sequence MDFITGFFGSLNYEVIFQLTFVSLILISGPVVIFLLAIRGGDM from the coding sequence ATGGATTTTATCACAGGTTTTTTTGGTAGCCTCAACTACGAAGTAATTTTCCAGTTGACCTTCGTCTCTTTGATCCTCATTTCGGGGCCTGTTGTCATCTTTTTGTTGGCAATCCGTGGTGGCGACATGTAA
- the recJ_2 gene encoding single-stranded-DNA-specific exonuclease RecJ produces the protein MTNRLPQQRWQIADRQPELTQTLVAAVGLHPLVAQVLVNRQIHTAEQAQVYIQPESQRLPSPLVEFEDLALSVELLQEAIADETLIAICGDYDADGMTSTALLLRALRHLGANVTYAIPSRMKDGYGINERIVTEFAEEGVGLILTVDNGISAYAPIALARDLGLDVIITDHHDLPEQLPPANGILNPKLLPTMSPYAGLAGVGVAYVLAVSLAQALGKLEGLTSQILELFTLGTIADLAPLTGVNRRWLKRGLKLLPQSALPGIQALIQLAGVDDQKKQLKPDDIGFRLGPRINAIGRIDDPQKVIELLTTEDQGLALERAMQCEQINKQRQELCTQIEAAAIALVENTPIDYQGQRVLVVCNSEWHHGVIGIVASRLVERYGVPVFICTDEADGKIRGSARGIEEFNVFEALNYCQDLLGKFGGHKAAGGFSLAKDNLATFTEKLSEFAHQLLEPEHLKPLVKIDAVVDFTDLTGEFYRQIDQLHPWGIGNPEPIFCTKNVRILEQQTIGKNHLKFTLGQTLNGQIFSIKAIAWQWGDYLPIPSPLDIAYKLKENRWNGQTTLELELVGAQPSTITPRQYPPTQAVPQSNPALGEEKTFSFNDRTYFCTLENQGQTLKIRNDQGKLLTIKKGQRRGKLGDQIVDITQPPFFQMIKTAIATLEK, from the coding sequence ATGACGAATCGCCTTCCCCAACAACGCTGGCAGATTGCCGATCGCCAACCGGAGTTAACCCAAACCCTCGTGGCGGCGGTGGGCTTACATCCCTTGGTGGCTCAGGTGTTGGTCAATCGTCAGATTCACACAGCAGAGCAGGCTCAAGTATATATTCAACCGGAATCCCAGCGGCTGCCCTCACCACTGGTGGAGTTTGAAGATCTCGCTCTCAGTGTAGAGCTGCTCCAGGAGGCGATCGCCGACGAAACCCTAATTGCCATTTGTGGGGATTATGATGCCGATGGGATGACCAGTACGGCGCTATTGTTGCGGGCACTGCGCCACCTGGGGGCCAATGTGACCTACGCAATCCCCAGTCGGATGAAAGATGGCTATGGCATCAATGAACGCATTGTCACAGAATTTGCCGAGGAAGGGGTGGGCCTGATCCTCACCGTAGATAATGGTATTTCTGCCTATGCACCAATCGCCTTGGCCCGAGATCTCGGGCTAGATGTGATCATCACTGACCACCACGATTTGCCGGAGCAGCTCCCCCCAGCCAATGGGATTCTCAATCCGAAATTACTGCCTACCATGTCTCCCTATGCTGGTTTGGCAGGGGTGGGAGTGGCCTATGTCCTCGCGGTTTCCCTGGCCCAAGCTCTGGGCAAATTAGAGGGACTGACGAGCCAAATTTTAGAGTTGTTTACCCTGGGGACGATCGCCGACTTAGCTCCCCTAACGGGGGTCAATCGTCGTTGGCTAAAGCGGGGCCTTAAATTACTGCCTCAATCAGCTCTCCCTGGGATCCAAGCCTTAATCCAGTTGGCGGGGGTGGATGACCAAAAGAAACAACTCAAACCTGACGATATTGGTTTTCGCCTGGGGCCACGTATCAATGCCATTGGTCGCATCGATGATCCCCAAAAGGTGATCGAACTGCTCACCACGGAGGATCAGGGGCTCGCGTTGGAACGGGCAATGCAATGTGAACAGATTAACAAGCAGCGCCAAGAACTCTGTACCCAAATCGAGGCGGCGGCGATCGCCCTCGTGGAAAATACACCTATCGATTACCAGGGGCAACGGGTGTTAGTGGTGTGTAACAGCGAGTGGCACCACGGCGTGATCGGTATTGTGGCCTCCCGGTTGGTAGAACGCTACGGCGTCCCGGTGTTTATCTGCACCGATGAAGCAGACGGCAAAATTCGAGGTTCGGCCCGGGGCATTGAAGAATTTAACGTTTTTGAGGCCTTGAATTACTGCCAAGATTTATTGGGCAAATTTGGGGGGCACAAGGCGGCGGGTGGTTTTTCCCTCGCGAAAGATAATTTGGCCACCTTTACAGAAAAACTCAGCGAATTTGCCCATCAATTACTGGAACCAGAACACCTCAAACCCCTGGTTAAAATTGACGCAGTGGTAGATTTTACGGATCTCACTGGGGAGTTTTATCGACAAATTGATCAATTGCATCCCTGGGGTATTGGGAATCCAGAACCTATTTTCTGCACCAAAAATGTGCGCATTTTAGAGCAGCAAACAATCGGTAAAAATCATCTGAAATTTACCCTGGGCCAAACCCTCAATGGCCAAATTTTTTCGATTAAGGCGATCGCCTGGCAATGGGGCGACTATCTCCCCATCCCATCCCCCCTGGACATAGCCTACAAGCTCAAAGAAAACCGCTGGAATGGCCAAACCACCCTAGAGTTAGAGCTAGTGGGAGCCCAACCCAGCACAATAACCCCCAGACAATATCCTCCTACGCAGGCAGTTCCCCAAAGCAATCCAGCCTTAGGGGAAGAGAAAACCTTTTCGTTTAATGACCGCACCTATTTTTGCACCCTTGAAAATCAAGGACAAACCCTAAAAATTCGTAATGATCAAGGCAAATTACTCACCATTAAAAAAGGCCAACGGCGGGGTAAACTCGGAGACCAAATCGTTGATATCACCCAACCCCCCTTTTTTCAAATGATAAAAACAGCGATCGCCACCCTAGAAAAATAG
- a CDS encoding two-component DNA binding response regulator: MENHKERILVVDDEASIRRILETRLSMIGYEVVTAADGEEALATFDETDPDLVVLDVMMPKLDGYGVCQELRKESDVPIIMLTALGDVADRITGLELGADDYVVKPFSPKELEARIRSVLRRVEKNGVTGIPSSGVIHVGSIRIDTNKRQVYKGDERIRLTGMEFSLLELLVSRSGEPFSRSEILQEVWGYTPERHVDTRVVDVHISRLRAKLEDDPSNPELILTARGTGYLFQRILEPGDE; this comes from the coding sequence TTGGAAAATCATAAAGAAAGAATTCTAGTCGTTGACGACGAGGCCAGCATCCGACGCATTCTCGAAACCCGCCTCTCCATGATCGGTTATGAGGTTGTGACGGCCGCTGATGGCGAAGAAGCCCTGGCTACCTTTGATGAAACTGACCCTGACCTTGTGGTGCTCGACGTAATGATGCCGAAGCTTGATGGCTACGGCGTCTGCCAAGAACTCCGCAAAGAGTCTGATGTGCCCATTATCATGTTAACGGCCCTGGGGGACGTAGCGGATCGAATTACCGGTTTGGAACTCGGAGCCGATGACTATGTGGTCAAACCCTTTTCTCCGAAGGAGCTCGAAGCAAGAATTCGCTCGGTGCTCCGCCGGGTTGAAAAAAATGGAGTGACGGGCATTCCCAGCTCTGGAGTGATCCATGTGGGTTCAATCCGCATTGATACCAATAAGCGCCAAGTATACAAAGGTGATGAGCGCATTCGGCTCACAGGTATGGAATTTAGCTTGCTTGAATTACTGGTGAGTCGTTCTGGGGAGCCCTTTTCCCGCTCAGAAATCCTCCAGGAAGTTTGGGGCTATACCCCTGAGCGCCATGTGGACACCCGCGTTGTGGATGTGCATATTTCCCGCCTGAGGGCAAAGCTAGAAGATGACCCCAGCAATCCAGAATTGATTTTGACAGCGAGAGGTACAGGGTATTTGTTTCAACGGATCCTTGAACCGGGTGATGAATAG